From Mycobacterium lacus, one genomic window encodes:
- a CDS encoding alpha-1,4-glucan--maltose-1-phosphate maltosyltransferase, which yields MPGRVEIDNVQPVVSCGAYPAKAVVGEVVPVSASVWREGHEAVAATLVVRYLGPRYPQVQETRLVRAVQAPEAELDDRTVERRVKPLLIPMTMGQEPFVFHGQFTPNSVGLWTFRVDGWGDPIRTWRHGLVAKLDAGQGETELSNDLLIGAALFERAAAGVPREQRLPLLEAAAALRTPGDPVTRTALALAPEIEALLAHFPLRELVTRGEQFGVWVDRPLARFGAWYEMFPRSTGGWDADGNPVHGTFATAAAALPRIAAMGFDVVYLPPIHPIGRVHRKGRNNAPTAAPTDVGSPWAIGSDEGGHDAVHPSLGTIDDFDNFVAAARDLGMEVALDLALQCAPDHPWAREHRQWFTELPDGTIAYAENPPKKYQDIYPLNFDNDPAGLYDEVLRVVRHWVDHGVKFFRVDNPHTKPPDFWAWLIGQVKRVDPDVLFLSEAFTPPARQYGLAKLGFTQSYSYFTWRTSKWELTEFGNDIAALADYRRPNLFVNTPDILHAVLQHDGPGMFAIRAVLAATMGPAWGMYSGYELFEHRPVREGSEEYLDSEKYELRPRDYAGALAEGRSLEPFIKQLNAIRRLHPALQQLRTISFHHIDNDALLAYSKFDPATGDCVLVVVTLNAFEPEEATLWLDMPALGMEPYDRFWVRDEVSGEEYQWGQANYIRIDPGRAVAHIINMPLIPEGSRITLLRRR from the coding sequence GTGCCCGGCCGTGTCGAGATCGATAATGTCCAGCCCGTCGTCTCATGCGGCGCGTACCCCGCCAAGGCCGTGGTCGGTGAGGTGGTTCCGGTCAGCGCTTCGGTGTGGCGGGAAGGCCACGAGGCTGTCGCGGCAACCCTGGTCGTGCGCTACCTGGGGCCGCGCTATCCGCAGGTCCAGGAAACCCGCCTAGTCAGGGCGGTCCAGGCGCCCGAAGCCGAGCTGGATGACAGAACAGTCGAGCGACGGGTCAAGCCGCTGCTGATTCCCATGACGATGGGCCAAGAGCCCTTTGTTTTCCATGGTCAGTTCACCCCGAACAGCGTGGGATTGTGGACGTTCCGGGTCGACGGCTGGGGCGACCCCATCCGCACGTGGCGCCATGGGCTGGTGGCCAAGCTGGACGCCGGCCAGGGCGAGACCGAGCTGTCCAACGATTTGCTGATCGGCGCTGCGCTGTTCGAGCGCGCCGCGGCGGGCGTGCCACGCGAGCAGCGACTCCCGCTGCTGGAGGCCGCGGCGGCCTTGCGGACCCCCGGGGATCCGGTGACCCGCACGGCGCTGGCCCTGGCGCCGGAAATCGAAGCGCTGCTGGCTCACTTTCCGTTGCGGGAGCTGGTCACCCGGGGTGAGCAGTTCGGCGTTTGGGTGGACCGGCCGTTGGCCCGGTTCGGCGCGTGGTATGAGATGTTTCCACGCTCGACCGGCGGATGGGACGCCGACGGCAATCCGGTCCACGGCACCTTTGCCACTGCCGCCGCGGCGCTGCCGCGCATTGCCGCGATGGGATTCGACGTGGTGTACCTGCCACCGATCCACCCGATTGGCCGGGTGCACCGCAAGGGCCGCAACAACGCCCCCACCGCCGCTCCGACAGATGTGGGATCGCCATGGGCAATCGGTAGCGATGAGGGTGGCCACGACGCTGTTCATCCGAGCCTGGGCACCATCGACGACTTCGACAACTTCGTCGCCGCGGCACGCGACCTGGGTATGGAGGTGGCCCTGGACCTGGCGCTGCAATGCGCACCGGATCACCCGTGGGCGCGCGAACACCGGCAGTGGTTCACCGAATTGCCGGACGGCACCATCGCCTACGCGGAGAACCCGCCGAAAAAGTATCAGGACATCTATCCGCTCAACTTCGACAACGATCCCGCCGGTCTCTACGACGAAGTCCTGCGCGTGGTACGACATTGGGTCGACCACGGCGTCAAATTCTTTCGGGTCGACAATCCGCACACCAAGCCACCGGACTTCTGGGCCTGGCTGATCGGCCAGGTGAAACGCGTCGACCCCGACGTGCTGTTTCTATCCGAGGCCTTCACTCCGCCCGCACGTCAATACGGGCTGGCCAAGCTCGGCTTCACCCAGTCCTACAGCTATTTCACCTGGCGCACCTCCAAGTGGGAGCTGACCGAATTCGGCAACGACATCGCCGCACTCGCCGACTACCGCCGACCCAACCTGTTCGTCAACACCCCCGACATCCTGCACGCCGTCCTGCAACACGACGGGCCGGGCATGTTCGCCATCCGCGCGGTGCTGGCGGCGACGATGGGTCCGGCCTGGGGCATGTACTCCGGTTACGAGCTGTTCGAACACCGCCCGGTGCGGGAGGGCAGCGAGGAGTACCTGGACTCGGAGAAGTACGAATTGCGTCCCCGCGACTATGCGGGCGCGCTGGCCGAAGGCAGATCGCTCGAGCCGTTCATCAAGCAGCTCAACGCGATTCGTCGGCTGCATCCCGCGCTGCAGCAGTTGCGCACCATTTCGTTCCATCACATCGACAACGATGCGCTGCTAGCCTACAGCAAGTTCGATCCGGCTACCGGCGACTGTGTATTGGTGGTGGTAACGCTCAACGCATTCGAGCCCGAGGAAGCGACGCTGTGGTTGGACATGCCGGCATTGGGTATGGAACCATACGACCGGTTTTGGGTGCGGGATGAGGTCTCCGGCGAAGAATACCAATGGGGGCAAGCCAATTACATTCGCATCGACCCTGGGCGGGCGGTGGCCCACATCATCAACATGCCACTCATACCGGAAGGATCCCGAATCACGCTGCTGCGCAGGAGGTGA
- a CDS encoding glycosyltransferase family 1 protein, whose product MKALRRFTVRAHLPDRLSALDQLSTNLRWSWEKPTQDLFASIDPVLWAQCGNDPLALLGAVSPARLDELALDEAFLNRLDELAADLNDYLSRPLWYQQQEQAGAALPAGIAYFSMEFGVAEVLPNYSGGLGILAGDHLKSASDLGLPLIAVGLYYRSGYFRQSLTADGWQQETYPSLDPQGLPLRLLTDAAGDPVLVELALPDSTQLRARVWVAQVGRVPLLLLDSDVPENEHELRGVTDRLYGGDQEHRIKQEILAGIGGVRAIRAFTAIEGLRAPEVFHMNEGHAGFLGVERIRELVADSGLDFDTALTVVRSATVFTTHTPVPAGIDRFPLDMVQRYFDDDAQALLPGVPAERVLALGAEDDPTKFNMAHMGLRLAQRSNGVSLLHGRVSRAMFNELWPGFDRGEVPIGSITNGVHARTWAAPQWLQLGRELAGSDSFSDPGVWLRLQQVDPGHLWWIRCQLRSLLVDDVRVRLRQSWLERGASDAELGWVSSAFDPNVLTVGFARRVPTYKRLTLMLRDPQRLERLLLDPERPIQLIVAGKSHPADDGGKALIQQVVRFADRPEVRHRIAFLPNYDMSMARLLYWGCDVWLNNPLRPLEACGTSGMKSALNGGLNLSIRDGWWDEWYDGENGWEIPSADGVANEGRRDDLEASALYDLLEQAVAPKFYERDERGVPPRWMEMVRHTLQTLGPKVLASRMVRDYVEHYYAPAAKSLRKTIAAPVGGSEFDAARELAAYRRRAEEAWPKIEITDVDSTGLPDTPLLGSKLTLTAIVQLAGLGPGDVTVQAVLGRVDAGDVLVDPITVEMSHTGTDGASEIFSTTTPLPIAGAVGYTVRVLPRHPMLAASNELGLVTLA is encoded by the coding sequence GTGAAAGCCCTCCGCCGGTTTACCGTCCGTGCCCACCTACCCGACCGCCTTTCCGCGTTGGACCAGCTGTCGACCAACTTGCGGTGGTCGTGGGAAAAGCCGACTCAGGACCTGTTCGCGAGCATCGATCCCGTGTTGTGGGCGCAGTGCGGCAACGATCCCTTGGCGCTGCTAGGTGCGGTAAGCCCGGCACGGCTCGACGAGTTAGCGCTCGACGAAGCGTTCCTGAACCGGCTCGATGAGCTGGCGGCCGACCTGAACGACTACCTGAGCCGTCCGCTGTGGTATCAGCAGCAGGAACAGGCCGGCGCGGCCCTGCCCGCCGGCATTGCGTACTTCTCGATGGAGTTCGGCGTCGCAGAGGTGTTGCCCAACTATTCCGGTGGCCTCGGAATTCTCGCCGGCGACCACCTGAAGTCGGCATCTGATCTGGGGTTGCCGCTGATCGCGGTGGGCCTGTACTACCGGTCTGGTTACTTTCGGCAGTCGTTGACCGCCGACGGCTGGCAGCAGGAGACATATCCATCGCTCGACCCCCAAGGGCTGCCGTTGCGGTTGCTCACCGATGCCGCCGGGGATCCCGTGCTGGTCGAGTTGGCCCTGCCGGATTCCACGCAGCTGAGGGCGCGAGTCTGGGTCGCGCAGGTCGGGCGTGTGCCGTTGCTGCTGCTCGACTCCGATGTCCCGGAAAACGAGCACGAACTGCGTGGCGTCACCGATCGGCTCTACGGCGGCGATCAGGAGCACCGCATCAAGCAAGAGATCCTGGCCGGAATTGGGGGCGTGCGGGCGATCCGCGCGTTTACCGCGATCGAAGGGCTTCGCGCGCCCGAGGTGTTCCACATGAACGAGGGCCACGCCGGATTCCTCGGCGTGGAACGCATCCGTGAACTGGTCGCCGATTCGGGATTGGACTTCGACACCGCGTTGACGGTCGTGCGGTCGGCCACGGTGTTCACCACCCACACCCCGGTACCGGCCGGCATCGACCGGTTCCCGCTGGATATGGTGCAGCGCTACTTCGACGATGATGCGCAGGCGCTGCTGCCGGGCGTGCCGGCCGAGCGGGTCCTCGCCCTCGGCGCCGAGGACGATCCGACCAAGTTCAACATGGCTCACATGGGGTTGCGGCTGGCGCAACGCTCCAATGGCGTCTCGCTGCTGCACGGGCGGGTGAGCCGGGCCATGTTCAACGAGCTGTGGCCCGGGTTCGATCGCGGTGAGGTGCCGATCGGATCGATCACCAATGGCGTGCACGCGCGCACCTGGGCCGCGCCGCAGTGGTTGCAGCTGGGTCGCGAACTGGCCGGCTCCGACTCGTTCAGTGACCCCGGCGTCTGGCTGCGGCTGCAACAGGTCGATCCCGGACACCTGTGGTGGATCCGGTGTCAACTGCGATCGCTACTCGTCGACGACGTCCGGGTGCGGCTGCGTCAATCGTGGTTGGAACGCGGCGCATCCGATGCCGAATTAGGTTGGGTATCTTCGGCGTTCGACCCGAACGTGCTCACGGTCGGGTTCGCCCGGCGGGTCCCGACATACAAGCGCCTGACGCTCATGCTGCGCGACCCGCAACGGCTGGAGCGCTTGCTGCTCGACCCGGAACGGCCGATTCAGCTGATCGTTGCCGGAAAGTCGCACCCCGCCGATGACGGCGGCAAGGCGCTGATCCAGCAGGTGGTGCGCTTCGCCGACCGTCCGGAGGTACGCCATCGCATCGCCTTCCTGCCGAACTACGACATGTCGATGGCCCGGTTGTTGTACTGGGGCTGCGACGTTTGGCTCAACAATCCGCTGCGACCATTGGAGGCATGCGGCACTTCGGGAATGAAGAGCGCGCTCAACGGCGGTTTGAACCTGTCCATCCGTGACGGCTGGTGGGACGAGTGGTACGACGGCGAAAACGGTTGGGAAATACCGTCTGCCGACGGAGTGGCTAACGAGGGCCGGCGCGACGACCTGGAGGCCAGCGCGCTGTACGACCTGCTGGAACAGGCGGTTGCACCAAAGTTCTACGAGCGCGACGAACGTGGCGTGCCGCCGCGGTGGATGGAGATGGTGCGCCACACTCTGCAGACGCTTGGCCCCAAAGTGTTGGCATCGCGAATGGTGCGCGACTACGTCGAGCACTACTACGCGCCGGCGGCAAAATCGCTGCGCAAGACCATTGCCGCCCCCGTCGGCGGCAGCGAGTTCGACGCGGCCCGGGAGCTGGCCGCCTACCGCCGGCGCGCCGAAGAAGCGTGGCCCAAGATCGAGATCACCGACGTCGACAGCACCGGCCTGCCGGATACTCCGCTGCTCGGGTCCAAACTCACCCTGACCGCTATCGTGCAACTGGCCGGGCTGGGGCCCGGCGACGTCACCGTGCAGGCGGTGCTGGGCAGAGTCGACGCCGGCGATGTGCTGGTGGACCCCATCACCGTCGAGATGTCGCATACGGGCACAGACGGCGCTAGCGAAATCTTCTCGACCACAACGCCACTGCCGATAGCGGGGGCCGTTGGGTACACGGTGCGGGTGCTGCCGCGCCATCCGATGCTCGCCGCCAGCAACGAACTTGGGCTGGTGACGCTCGCGTGA
- a CDS encoding ATP-dependent DNA helicase yields MTESVSKSVPELLAIAVAALGGSERRGQLEMATAVAQAFETGEHLVVQAGTGTGKSLAYLVPAIVRAVSDETPVVVSTATIALQRQLVDRDLPRLADSLAEALPRRPRFALLKGRRNYLCLNKVHNGASDDPGVGEEPPQEELFDPMAVTALGRDVQRLTAWASSTDTGDRDDLKPGVGDRSWSQVSVSARECIGVARCPFGSECFSERARGAAGRADIVVTNHALLAIDAVTESGVLPEHTLLVIDEAHELADRVTSVAGAELSSASLGLAARRIARLVDPELTQRLDATTATLASAIHDAKPGRIDYLNDEMATYLTALRDAAAAARSAIEATSDAKAASARAEAAAALIEISETASRILDSFTPAIPDRTDVVWLDHEESRGASRAVLRVAPLSVAKLLATAVFSRSTVVLTSATLTVGGTFDAMATAWGLTSDDYRWRGLDVGSPFQHAESGILYVAAHLPPPGRDGTGSAEQLTEIAELITAAGGRTLGLFSSMRAARAAAEAMRERLSTPVLCQGDDSTPALVEQFTADPATSLFGTLSLWQGVDVPGPSLSLVLIDRIPFPRPDDPLLSARQRAVAARGGNGFMAVAASHAALLLAQGSGRLLRRATDRGVVAVLDSRMATARYGDYLRASLPPFWQTTNGAQVRGALRRLRVSLDNHPA; encoded by the coding sequence GTGACCGAGTCCGTTTCCAAGTCTGTGCCCGAGCTGCTCGCCATCGCCGTGGCCGCGCTCGGTGGCAGTGAACGCCGCGGTCAGCTGGAGATGGCCACCGCGGTCGCGCAGGCCTTCGAAACCGGCGAGCACCTGGTCGTTCAGGCCGGAACCGGCACCGGCAAGTCGCTGGCGTATCTGGTTCCCGCGATTGTCCGCGCGGTCAGCGACGAAACTCCGGTCGTGGTGTCGACGGCTACGATCGCCCTGCAGCGTCAACTCGTCGATCGCGACCTGCCCCGGCTGGCCGATTCACTCGCCGAAGCGCTGCCTCGCCGGCCGCGGTTCGCGTTACTCAAGGGTCGACGAAACTACCTGTGCCTGAACAAGGTCCACAATGGCGCTTCCGACGACCCAGGCGTAGGGGAGGAACCGCCGCAGGAGGAGCTCTTCGACCCGATGGCGGTCACCGCGTTGGGCCGCGACGTGCAGCGGCTCACCGCCTGGGCGTCGTCGACCGACACCGGCGACCGCGACGACCTGAAGCCTGGCGTGGGCGACCGATCGTGGTCTCAGGTCAGCGTTTCCGCGCGCGAATGTATCGGCGTCGCGCGTTGTCCGTTCGGCTCCGAGTGCTTCTCCGAACGGGCGCGTGGTGCTGCCGGCAGGGCCGATATCGTCGTCACCAACCACGCGCTGCTGGCCATCGATGCCGTCACCGAATCGGGTGTGCTGCCGGAACACACGCTGCTGGTCATCGACGAGGCGCACGAGCTGGCCGACCGGGTGACCTCGGTGGCCGGCGCCGAGCTGTCCTCGGCCAGCCTCGGACTGGCCGCGCGGCGGATTGCCCGGTTGGTAGACCCGGAACTGACCCAGCGATTGGATGCGACGACAGCCACCCTCGCCTCGGCCATCCACGATGCGAAGCCCGGCCGCATCGATTATCTAAACGACGAGATGGCGACCTACCTGACCGCGCTGCGCGACGCGGCGGCCGCGGCACGCTCGGCGATCGAGGCCACCAGCGACGCCAAGGCGGCATCGGCGCGCGCGGAAGCGGCTGCGGCACTGATCGAGATCTCCGAGACCGCGTCGCGGATCTTAGACTCGTTCACCCCCGCCATCCCCGACCGCACCGACGTGGTCTGGCTCGACCACGAGGAAAGCCGCGGTGCGTCCCGCGCCGTGCTACGGGTGGCTCCGCTGTCGGTCGCCAAGTTGCTGGCTACTGCGGTGTTTTCGCGTTCGACCGTCGTATTGACGTCGGCGACGCTGACCGTCGGCGGGACCTTCGACGCGATGGCCACCGCGTGGGGACTGACCAGTGACGATTATCGTTGGCGCGGACTGGACGTCGGCTCACCGTTCCAGCACGCCGAGTCGGGAATTCTCTATGTGGCAGCGCATCTCCCGCCGCCCGGCCGCGACGGCACCGGCTCGGCCGAGCAGTTAACCGAGATCGCCGAACTGATCACTGCGGCCGGCGGGCGCACGCTTGGCCTGTTCTCCTCGATGCGGGCGGCGCGCGCCGCCGCCGAGGCCATGCGCGAACGACTCTCCACACCGGTGTTGTGCCAGGGCGACGACAGCACCCCCGCGCTCGTCGAGCAGTTCACTGCCGACCCGGCGACATCGCTGTTCGGCACCTTGTCGCTGTGGCAGGGCGTCGACGTGCCGGGTCCGTCGCTGTCACTGGTGCTGATCGACCGCATCCCGTTTCCCCGGCCGGATGACCCGTTGCTGAGTGCGCGCCAGCGTGCGGTGGCAGCCCGCGGCGGCAATGGGTTCATGGCCGTCGCCGCCAGCCACGCCGCGCTGTTGCTGGCTCAAGGGTCGGGTCGGCTGTTACGCCGCGCCACCGACCGGGGCGTGGTTGCCGTGCTGGATTCGCGAATGGCCACCGCCCGATACGGCGATTATCTGCGCGCGTCGCTGCCGCCGTTCTGGCAAACCACCAACGGTGCGCAGGTCCGCGGGGCGCTTCGGCGGCTGCGGGTATCCCTGGACAACCACCCGGCGTGA
- a CDS encoding nicotinate phosphoribosyltransferase produces MGAPPAAQGVPPACGGRRGGEPGNPDPAGLLTDKYELTMLAAALRNGTAHRQTTFEVFARRLPAGRRYGVVAGTGRLLETLPQFRFDDDACRLLAEFLDPDVLRYLRGFRFGGDIDGYAEGELYFPGSPILSVHGSFAECVVLETLVLSILNHDSAIASAAARMVSAAGGRPLIEMGSRRTHERAAVAAARAAYIAGFAATSNLAARWRYGVPAEGTAAHAFTMLHTQRDTPLEMSELAAFRAQVDALGADTTLLVDTYDVTTGVANAVAAAGATLGAVRIDSGELGVLARQVRQQLDQLGAARTRIVVSGDLDEFSIAALRAEPVDSYGVGTSLVTGSGAPTANMVYKLVEVDGMPVRKRSSHKESHGGRKEALRHSRPTGTVTEEVVYPAGRPPDTPEPCRVLTTPLVRGGQVVADTSLAKARELVASGLRSLPWEGLKLAHGEPAIPTRQIAF; encoded by the coding sequence GTGGGGGCACCCCCAGCCGCGCAGGGGGTACCGCCCGCCTGCGGGGGACGGCGAGGGGGAGAGCCCGGCAATCCAGACCCAGCCGGGCTGCTGACCGACAAGTACGAGTTGACCATGCTGGCCGCGGCGCTGCGAAACGGCACGGCCCATCGCCAGACCACGTTCGAGGTGTTCGCCCGGCGGCTCCCCGCGGGTCGCCGATACGGCGTGGTCGCCGGAACCGGCCGACTGTTGGAAACCCTGCCGCAGTTCAGGTTCGACGACGACGCGTGCCGGTTACTCGCCGAATTCCTCGACCCCGACGTCTTGCGCTATCTGCGCGGTTTCCGGTTCGGGGGTGACATCGACGGCTATGCCGAGGGCGAGCTGTACTTCCCGGGATCCCCCATCCTGTCGGTACACGGCAGCTTCGCCGAATGCGTGGTGCTCGAAACACTGGTGCTGTCGATCCTCAACCACGACAGCGCGATCGCTTCGGCGGCCGCACGCATGGTCAGTGCCGCCGGGGGGCGGCCGCTGATCGAGATGGGCTCACGACGAACCCACGAACGTGCCGCGGTGGCGGCGGCCCGGGCGGCCTACATCGCCGGGTTCGCCGCGACCTCCAACTTGGCGGCCCGGTGGCGCTACGGTGTGCCCGCGGAGGGCACCGCCGCGCACGCCTTCACCATGCTGCACACCCAGCGGGACACCCCCCTGGAAATGTCCGAATTGGCCGCGTTCCGCGCGCAGGTCGACGCTCTGGGCGCCGACACCACGCTGCTGGTGGACACCTACGACGTGACGACCGGCGTGGCCAATGCCGTGGCCGCCGCCGGTGCCACACTCGGCGCGGTCCGGATCGACTCCGGCGAGCTGGGGGTGCTGGCGCGCCAGGTCCGGCAGCAGTTGGACCAGCTGGGGGCCGCCCGGACGCGCATCGTGGTATCCGGTGATCTCGACGAGTTCTCCATCGCGGCGCTGCGCGCCGAGCCGGTGGACAGCTACGGCGTCGGTACGTCGCTGGTCACCGGCTCGGGCGCACCGACCGCGAACATGGTGTACAAGCTGGTCGAGGTCGACGGCATGCCGGTGCGAAAGCGCAGCAGCCACAAGGAATCCCATGGCGGGCGCAAGGAGGCGCTGCGGCACTCCCGCCCGACGGGCACGGTCACCGAGGAGGTTGTGTATCCGGCGGGCCGCCCGCCGGATACCCCCGAACCATGCCGGGTATTGACGACGCCCCTGGTCCGCGGCGGGCAGGTGGTGGCCGATACCAGCCTGGCGAAAGCGCGGGAGCTGGTCGCGTCCGGACTGCGCAGCCTGCCGTGGGAGGGACTTAAGCTGGCGCATGGCGAACCCGCGATTCCGACGCGGCAGATCGCGTTCTGA
- the clpS gene encoding ATP-dependent Clp protease adapter ClpS, whose product MVVASAPAKPGTTGQRESAPVDVTAAPWVTIVWDDPVNLMTYVTYVFQKLFGYSEPHATKLMLQVHNEGKAVVSSGSRESMEVDVSRLHAAGLWATMQQDR is encoded by the coding sequence ATGGTTGTCGCGTCCGCGCCCGCTAAGCCGGGCACCACCGGGCAACGCGAGTCCGCGCCGGTAGACGTTACCGCCGCACCCTGGGTCACCATCGTGTGGGACGACCCCGTCAACCTGATGACCTACGTGACGTACGTCTTCCAGAAGTTGTTCGGCTACAGCGAGCCGCATGCCACCAAGCTGATGCTGCAGGTGCACAACGAAGGCAAGGCAGTGGTGTCGTCGGGCAGCCGGGAGTCCATGGAGGTCGACGTGTCCAGACTGCACGCCGCCGGTTTGTGGGCGACTATGCAGCAGGACCGGTGA
- the aosR gene encoding oxidative stress transcriptional regulator AosR codes for MRKWKRVETRNGPRFRSSLAAHEAALLKHLVTAMIGLLDQRESSSPSDELEEITGIKTGHSQRPGDPTLGRLLPDFYKRDVDDPLPLDASETLNAALRSLHEPEIIDAKRVAARQLLDTVPDNGGRVELTEEAANAWIAAVNDLRLTLGVMLEIGPQGPQRLPADHPLAAHFDVYQWLTVLQEYLVVVLMGARSS; via the coding sequence GTGCGCAAATGGAAGCGCGTCGAGACCCGCAACGGTCCTCGTTTTCGGTCGTCCTTGGCCGCGCATGAGGCGGCCCTGCTCAAGCATCTGGTGACCGCGATGATCGGTCTGCTCGACCAACGCGAATCCTCCTCGCCCTCAGACGAACTCGAGGAGATCACCGGCATCAAGACCGGGCATTCGCAACGCCCCGGCGACCCGACGCTGGGTCGGCTGTTGCCGGACTTCTACAAGCGCGATGTCGACGACCCGTTGCCCCTGGATGCCTCGGAGACCCTCAACGCGGCGCTGCGCAGCCTGCACGAGCCGGAGATCATCGACGCCAAACGTGTTGCCGCACGGCAGTTATTGGATACGGTTCCGGACAACGGCGGCCGGGTCGAGTTGACCGAGGAGGCGGCGAACGCCTGGATCGCGGCGGTCAACGACCTTCGCCTGACGCTGGGAGTCATGCTCGAGATCGGCCCGCAGGGTCCGCAACGCCTGCCGGCTGACCATCCACTGGCCGCGCACTTCGACGTGTACCAGTGGCTGACCGTCTTGCAGGAATACCTGGTCGTGGTGCTGATGGGGGCCCGATCATCGTGA
- a CDS encoding P1 family peptidase: protein MSSITDVGGIRVGHYQRLDPDASLGAGWACGVTVVLTPPGTVGAVDCRGGAPGTRETDLLDPANSVRFVDAVLLAGGSAYGLAAADGVMRWMEEHERGVAMSGGVVPIVPGAVIFDLPVGGWDCRPTAEFGYLACAAAADGGGLVGTVGAGVGARAGSLKGGIGTASLTLPSGVTVGAIVAVNCAGDVVDRATGLPWMADLIGEFGLAPPPAEQLDALAQLPSPVSPLNTTIGVVATDAALSPAACRRVAIAAHDGLARTIRPAHTPLDGDTVFALATGAVEMSAGGENTAPAALSPETGLVAAVGAAAAECVARAVLVGVLAAESVAGIPTYRGMLPGAFGA from the coding sequence ATGAGCTCCATCACCGACGTCGGGGGCATCCGTGTCGGCCACTACCAGAGGCTGGACCCCGATGCGTCCCTCGGCGCCGGTTGGGCCTGTGGCGTCACCGTCGTGCTGACGCCGCCGGGGACGGTCGGCGCCGTGGATTGCCGGGGCGGCGCGCCTGGCACCCGAGAGACCGATCTGCTGGACCCGGCCAACAGCGTGCGCTTTGTCGATGCGGTGTTGCTCGCCGGCGGCAGTGCGTACGGGCTGGCGGCCGCCGACGGCGTCATGCGGTGGATGGAGGAACACGAGCGCGGGGTAGCGATGAGCGGCGGCGTGGTCCCCATCGTGCCGGGTGCGGTGATCTTCGATCTCCCGGTCGGCGGCTGGGACTGCCGGCCGACGGCCGAATTCGGCTATCTGGCCTGTGCAGCCGCCGCGGATGGCGGTGGGCTCGTCGGGACGGTAGGCGCCGGCGTGGGGGCGCGTGCCGGCTCGCTCAAGGGTGGTATCGGGACGGCGTCGCTGACGTTGCCGTCCGGCGTGACCGTCGGCGCCATCGTCGCGGTGAACTGCGCGGGCGACGTCGTCGACCGGGCCACCGGCCTGCCCTGGATGGCGGATCTGATTGGCGAGTTCGGGTTGGCGCCGCCGCCGGCCGAGCAGCTCGACGCGCTGGCGCAGCTGCCGTCCCCGGTGAGCCCACTGAACACGACGATCGGTGTGGTGGCCACCGACGCCGCGCTGAGCCCGGCGGCGTGCCGCCGCGTCGCGATCGCCGCCCACGACGGGCTGGCCCGAACGATCCGGCCGGCGCACACCCCGCTGGACGGCGATACGGTGTTCGCCCTGGCGACCGGGGCGGTCGAGATGTCGGCTGGCGGCGAGAACACCGCGCCGGCCGCATTGTCTCCGGAGACGGGGCTGGTCGCCGCGGTGGGCGCCGCCGCGGCAGAATGTGTGGCGCGCGCGGTCCTGGTCGGTGTGCTCGCCGCTGAGTCGGTGGCAGGAATACCGACCTACCGCGGCATGTTGCCCGGAGCGTTCGGGGCCTGA
- a CDS encoding Mov34/MPN/PAD-1 family protein, with the protein MVDVLVIRADLVDAMVAHARSDHPDEACGVLAGPDGSDRPEQHIPMTNAERSPTFYRFDSQEQLKVWRALESAGDAPIVIYHSHTATEAYPSRTDVNLASEPDAHYVLVSTRDPQRHELRSYRIVDGTVTEEPITIVDKYRS; encoded by the coding sequence ATGGTTGACGTGCTGGTGATTCGTGCCGACCTCGTGGACGCGATGGTCGCCCATGCGCGCTCCGATCACCCCGACGAAGCGTGCGGGGTGCTGGCCGGCCCGGACGGCTCCGACCGGCCCGAGCAGCACATCCCCATGACCAACGCCGAGCGCTCGCCGACGTTCTACCGCTTCGACTCACAAGAGCAACTCAAGGTGTGGCGTGCCTTGGAAAGCGCGGGGGACGCCCCGATCGTCATCTATCACTCGCACACCGCGACCGAGGCGTACCCGAGCCGCACCGACGTGAACCTCGCCTCCGAACCGGACGCGCACTATGTGCTGGTGTCCACCCGCGACCCGCAGCGTCATGAGCTGCGCAGCTACCGCATCGTGGATGGGACCGTCACCGAAGAGCCCATCACCATCGTCGACAAGTACCGATCTTAG
- a CDS encoding MoaD/ThiS family protein — protein MNVTVSIPTILRPHTGGQKRVSASGDTLGAVISDLEANYSGISERLVDNGKLHRFVNIYVNDEDVRFSGGLDTEIADGDSVTILPAVAGG, from the coding sequence ATGAACGTCACCGTGTCCATCCCGACCATCCTGCGGCCCCACACCGGCGGCCAGAAGCGCGTCTCCGCGAGCGGTGACACGCTCGGCGCGGTCATCAGCGACCTGGAAGCCAACTACTCCGGCATCTCCGAGCGCCTGGTCGACAACGGCAAACTGCACCGCTTCGTGAACATTTACGTCAATGACGAGGATGTGCGGTTCTCCGGCGGCCTGGACACCGAGATCGCCGACGGTGACTCGGTCACCATCCTGCCCGCCGTCGCGGGCGGGTAA